GGCCCTGCGCGCGGGTGACCGCGCGATCATCACCGGCGTGATCTATACCGCGCGCGACGCCGCCCACCGCCGCCTGGTGGAGCTGCTCGACCAAGGCGAACCGCTGCCGGTGGACCTCGCCGGGCAAATCATCTACTACACCGGCCCGACCCCGGCGCCGCCGGGGCGTCCCATCGGCTCGGCAGGCCCGACCACCGCCGGCCGCATGGACCCCTATGCCCCCCGCCTGCTGGCGGTCGGCCTCAAAGCCATGATCGGCAAGGGCGCGCGCAGCCCGCAGGTGCGCGAGGCGCTGCGCCGGCACCGCGCGGTGTATCTCAGCGCGACCCCCGGCGCGGGGGCGCTGCTGTCCCAGCACAT
This DNA window, taken from Armatimonadota bacterium, encodes the following:
- a CDS encoding Fe-S-containing hydro-lyase; protein product: MTVLTPPLTNDVIMALRAGDRAIITGVIYTARDAAHRRLVELLDQGEPLPVDLAGQIIYYTGPTPAPPGRPIGSAGPTTAGRMDPYAPRLLAVGLKAMIGKGARSPQVREALRRHRAVYLSATPGAGALLSQHIVAAEVVAYPDLGTEAIHRLAVQNFPVIVANDCHGGDIYEEGVRRYRTPSAGEAR